A window of Planctomycetota bacterium genomic DNA:
TGGGTATCCTCCCTGTCGTTCCCCCCGCGATTGTGAACCCCCTTGGCCGAACGCGGTGTCGGCCATTTACGCTTGTTTTCCCCCTTCGGCCGGCGGTTCGGGATGCTTGACGAGCCGGCGTTCGACTTTCTGAAGCAGGCTCATGACGAGAAACGCGATGAGGGTCCCGAGGAGGGCGAGGAAATACTCGCCGACGCCCACGGCCGTCCCGATCGCGCCCATCACCCACAGGCCGACCGCCGTCGTCAGGCCCCGCACGAGGTCGCCCTGGCGGAAGATGACGCCGCCCGCAATGAACCCCGTCCCGACGAGCATGCCCTGGACGACACGCAGCGGGTCGCCCGACCCGACGCGCAGGGTGACGAGCGTGAAGAGGCACGCGCCGAGGGCCAGGAGCATGTGGGTCCTGAGTCCGGCGGCCTTGTCGTGGGCCTCTCGTTGCCAGCCGATGAGCGCCCCGCACGCCGCCACCAGATCGATCGCTTCATGCGGAAGATTTGAGTAATGCGTCGCGCCCGGCTCCACCGGCCCAACCGCATAGGGTGGACCGTATTCTACAGACGGGCGGCACGGCGGAGCAACCGTTTTCGCCTTGCGGCAGCCGGACGCCGGGCGCATGATGGATAAGGAAAAGCGAGGGCGGACGGTTCGCGGAAGGGATGCGAACATGGGTACGAAGCCCGGCAAAGCGGTTCGGCGGGCGGCGCGGATGCTCGCGCTTGCTGCGGCACTGGCCGTCGCCACGTGTGACCGCCCGCCCCCAACGGAGGCCACGATGAAACTCACAAGCCCGGCGTTCGCCAACGGCGCGCGGATTCCCGTCAAGTACACCGGCGAAGGCGACGACCGCTCGCCGCCCCTGGAGTGGACCGACCCGCCGGAGG
This region includes:
- a CDS encoding MgtC/SapB family protein; translated protein: MAACGALIGWQREAHDKAAGLRTHMLLALGACLFTLVTLRVGSGDPLRVVQGMLVGTGFIAGGVIFRQGDLVRGLTTAVGLWVMGAIGTAVGVGEYFLALLGTLIAFLVMSLLQKVERRLVKHPEPPAEGGKQA